From the Temnothorax longispinosus isolate EJ_2023e chromosome 6, Tlon_JGU_v1, whole genome shotgun sequence genome, one window contains:
- the Lamtor4 gene encoding ragulator complex protein LAMTOR4 isoform X1, producing MTFHRSLTLSSHKMLALERIPDQTGYLVLTEDGAVLTSGGDLENDERVANIITSLVTLTSKVDSKAFPSHDPFEKISIKYKDHCYVVCLSNKKIYVVKRKLPSPTTAIVEQQPTVDV from the exons ATGACATTTCATCGCTCATTGACGCTGTCATCACAC AAAATGCTGGCTTTGGAGCGCATACCTGATCAAACCGGATACTTGGTATTAACCGAGGACGGTGCTGTATTAACG TCTGGAGGAGATTTGGAAAATGATGAGAGAGTGGCAAATATTATCACTAGTTTGGTCACGCTGACGAGTAAAGTTGATTCCAAAGCGTTTCCCTCGCACGATCCCTTTGAAAAGATATCGATCAAATATAAGGATCATTGCTACGTCGTATGTCTCTCCAATAAGAAGATTTACGTGGTGAAGAGGAAGCTGCCATCTCCGACTACGGCAATAGTCGAGCAGCAGCCTACCGTCGATGTTTAA
- the Lamtor4 gene encoding ragulator complex protein LAMTOR4 homolog isoform X2, translating into MLALERIPDQTGYLVLTEDGAVLTSGGDLENDERVANIITSLVTLTSKVDSKAFPSHDPFEKISIKYKDHCYVVCLSNKKIYVVKRKLPSPTTAIVEQQPTVDV; encoded by the exons ATGCTGGCTTTGGAGCGCATACCTGATCAAACCGGATACTTGGTATTAACCGAGGACGGTGCTGTATTAACG TCTGGAGGAGATTTGGAAAATGATGAGAGAGTGGCAAATATTATCACTAGTTTGGTCACGCTGACGAGTAAAGTTGATTCCAAAGCGTTTCCCTCGCACGATCCCTTTGAAAAGATATCGATCAAATATAAGGATCATTGCTACGTCGTATGTCTCTCCAATAAGAAGATTTACGTGGTGAAGAGGAAGCTGCCATCTCCGACTACGGCAATAGTCGAGCAGCAGCCTACCGTCGATGTTTAA
- the LOC139814463 gene encoding coiled-coil domain-containing protein 130 homolog: protein MGERKGTNLYYPPDYDPRAGGLNKFLGTHALRERARKLHMGILIIRFEMPYNIWCDGCGNHIGMGVRYNAEKKKIGMYYSTPLYQFRMKCHLCDNHFEIKTDPANLDYVIVSGARRQENRWDPTQNEQVVPETKEVSCRLYDDAMYKLEHGVEDKKVAKSRDSALEGAIALNENIWKDDYSSNCAVRALFRGRKNELKKKQAGDHALLKKTGLDIDLVNEHEDDIKLAKLLTHKKDAKKKGSTELKRLISIVRFKNRKKISSSNDRLKLQSQESPKVQEVATTSKASNSSMSLVNYDSSSTDSDT from the exons ATGGGAGAACGAAAGGGAACGAATTTGTACTATCCACCGGATTATGATCCCCGTGCAGGTGGTCTCAACAAGTTCCTGGGCACTCACGCACTGCGTGAACGAGCCCGCAAGCTCCACATGGGCATCTTGATCATACGATTCGAGATGCCCTACAATATATGGTGCGACGGATGCGGGAATCACATCGGCATGGGTGTGAGATATAACgcggagaagaagaagatcgGGATGTACTATAGCACCCCACTCTATCAATTTCGCATGAAGTGTCATCTCTGTGACAAtcactttgaaataaaaactgatCCTGCT AATCTGGATTATGTCATAGTGAGTGGTGCGAGACGTCAAGAAAATCGATGGGATCCTACACAGAATGAACAAGTAGTACCAGAAACGAAGGAAGTGTCATGTCGATTATATGACGATGCGATGTACAAGTTAGAGCATGGTGTGGAAGATAAGAAAGTAGCGAAATCTCGAGATTCAGCGCTGGAAGGTGCAATAGCCTTGAACGAGAATATCTGGAAAGACGATTACAGCTCAAACTGTGCAGTGAGAGCGTTATTTCGG GGAAGGAAAAATGAGCTCAAGAAGAAACAAGCTGGAGATCATGCATTACTAAAAAAGACTGGACTCGATATTGACTTGGTGAACGAACATGAGGATGACATCAAACTGGCCAAATTACTCACTCACAAGAAAG atgcaaagaaaaaaggaagcaCGGAATTGAAACGGCTAATTTCGATTGTGcggtttaaaaatagaaaaaaaatatcctctTCGAATGACCGACTGAAACTACAAAGCCAGGAATCGCCAAAAGTACAGGAAGTAGCTACCACCTCCAAAGCCAGTAACTCGAGCATGTCTCTGGTCAATTATGACAGTTCCAGTACCGATAGTGATACTTAA
- the LOC139814684 gene encoding uncharacterized protein isoform X2, protein MVTWCSIIVARSEITESDQETLLKSAAEQLERLAPYRRTAEDRESEFLSLLETWKSSVDHNQLDGTKSDADQNVSWEMSEALPEQTEADATKRTDNDKLIIDVIADPRYAALMQDRIKRGFDLGSAGLLTSIAGGVLSGVASASSGSAAKASAGSSESAYKPVYGAPTVEHHAYSYEEKPLSTWDFKKAIFSTLFQALKAISGGVLALKGQLVKGGGYLLSGKGKVVAKAGDAITSFGKHLVASTQSKPYPEPYYGHPPVQHIGHEHSYSGAPPSDFSEVPADFSAHGTYGLPASDDNGQGGLLIVTKSDLDKHNDQHTNAAVQEGPAESFIEPTKSSVIKNLLNSVPKGSIGSKDQTVAGQDSLNNNHNHVGSHPPAQHPTYNIPGHYPANHNNPTHNYEQNYPAAQDGAYQRPELPQTTSHHHFSNIGLDQTLSIQPNVEYPPLQQIQYPNPHSSLLDPPKLPHDDDGGTSVYASLSVDTEPQIAPLKISLLGDSDAFNLPKLQPHLDFRGQHQFTDHLHGSLGGPLKVPLLNPMPSTYYWQSQGSLVPTSALGTLEHFRKRNVQRRAFAKRLARYASLQRLHRL, encoded by the exons ATGGTAACGTGGTGCTCGATAATCGTGGCTCGATCAGAAATTACGGAGAGCGATCAGGAGACGTTGCTGAAGAGCGCCGCGGAACAGCTAGAGCGATTAGCACCGTATCGAAGAACCGCGGAAGATCGAGAATCCGAATTCTTAAGTTTGTTGGAGACATGGAAGTCTTCCGTGGATCATAATCAGTTAGATGGGACGAAAAGCGATGCAGATCAAAATGTGTCTTGGGAGATGTCTGAGGCTCTGCCTGAACAAACGGAAGCGGACGCGACAAAGCGGACTGACAACGATAAACTGATAATCGACGTTATTGCCGATCCGAGATACGCCGCGCTGATGCAGGACAGGATAAAGAGAGGTTTCGATCTCGGATCCGCCGGTCTTTTAACCAGCATAGCAGGTGGAGTGTTATCTGGAGTCGCGAGTGCATCAAGTGGATCCGCGGCGAAAGCATCAGCGGGTAGCAGCGAATCGGCGTACAAACCGGTATACGGTGCACCTACGGTGGAACATCATGCTTATTCG TACGAGGAGAAGCCACTCAGCACATGGGACTTCAAAAAGGCGATTTTTAGCACGTTGTTCCAAGCTCTCAAGGCAATAAGTGGCGGTGTGTTGGCTCTCAAAGGACAACTAGTAAAAGGAGGTGGCTACCTACTATCGGGCAAAGGCAAAGTTGTCGCTAAAGCAGGGGATGCTATCACGTCCTTCGGTAAACACCTGGTGGCCAGCACGCAATCGAAACCTTATCCAGAACCTTACTATGGTCATCCACCGGTTCAACATATag GACATGAACATAGTTATTCAGGGGCACCGCCGAGTGATTTTTCCGAAGTGCCCGCTGACTTTTCTGCACACGGAACCTACGGATTGCCGGCATCAGACG ACAATGGTCAGGGCGGCCTGCTGATCGTGACGAAATCTGACCTGGACAAGCACAACGATCAACATACAAACGCGGCAGTGCAGGAGGGACCGGCGGAGAGTTTCATTGAACCCACTAAGAGCTCCGTCATCAAGAATCTGTTAAATAGCGTGCCAAAAGGTAGCATCGGCTCGAAGGATCAAACCGTGGCTGGCCAGGACAGCCTCAATAACAACCACAACCACGTGGGCTCTCACCCTCCCGCCCAGCATCCGACTTACAATATACCTGGTCACTATCCCGCGAACCATAACAATCCGACGCATAATTACGAGCAGAATTATCCTGCCGCTCAAGACGGCGCTTACCAACGGCCCGAACTACCGCAGACCACGTCGCATCATCACTTCTCAAATATAGGCCTGGACCAAACCCTGTCGATCCAGCCGAACGTGGAGTACCCGCCGCTGCAGCAGATTCAGTATCCAAATCCGCATAGTTCTCTGCTGGATCCGCCCAAGCTGccgcacgacgacgacggcggtaCGTCGGTATACGCGAGTCTGTCCGTGGATACCGAACCGCAAATCGCGCCCTTGAAAATATCCCTCCTGGGCGATTCAGATGCCTTCAATCTGCCCAAGTTGCAGCCACACTTGGACTTTCGCGGGCAACATCAATTCACGGACCACCTTCACGGCAGCTTGGGCGGCCCGCTGAAAGTACCGCTTTTGAACCCGATGCCGTCGACTTACTATTGGCAGAGCCAAGGATCATTGGTACCGACCTCGGCTCTCGGCACGTTGGAACATTTCCGTAAGAGGAACGTCCAGAGGCGGGCGTTCGCCAAACGACTCGCGCGATACGCGTCGTTGCAGAGGCTCCATCGGCTATAA
- the LOC139814684 gene encoding uncharacterized protein isoform X1, whose amino-acid sequence MKLSEFLMVTWCSIIVARSEITESDQETLLKSAAEQLERLAPYRRTAEDRESEFLSLLETWKSSVDHNQLDGTKSDADQNVSWEMSEALPEQTEADATKRTDNDKLIIDVIADPRYAALMQDRIKRGFDLGSAGLLTSIAGGVLSGVASASSGSAAKASAGSSESAYKPVYGAPTVEHHAYSYEEKPLSTWDFKKAIFSTLFQALKAISGGVLALKGQLVKGGGYLLSGKGKVVAKAGDAITSFGKHLVASTQSKPYPEPYYGHPPVQHIGHEHSYSGAPPSDFSEVPADFSAHGTYGLPASDDNGQGGLLIVTKSDLDKHNDQHTNAAVQEGPAESFIEPTKSSVIKNLLNSVPKGSIGSKDQTVAGQDSLNNNHNHVGSHPPAQHPTYNIPGHYPANHNNPTHNYEQNYPAAQDGAYQRPELPQTTSHHHFSNIGLDQTLSIQPNVEYPPLQQIQYPNPHSSLLDPPKLPHDDDGGTSVYASLSVDTEPQIAPLKISLLGDSDAFNLPKLQPHLDFRGQHQFTDHLHGSLGGPLKVPLLNPMPSTYYWQSQGSLVPTSALGTLEHFRKRNVQRRAFAKRLARYASLQRLHRL is encoded by the exons ATGAAG CTATCAGAATTCTTGATGGTAACGTGGTGCTCGATAATCGTGGCTCGATCAGAAATTACGGAGAGCGATCAGGAGACGTTGCTGAAGAGCGCCGCGGAACAGCTAGAGCGATTAGCACCGTATCGAAGAACCGCGGAAGATCGAGAATCCGAATTCTTAAGTTTGTTGGAGACATGGAAGTCTTCCGTGGATCATAATCAGTTAGATGGGACGAAAAGCGATGCAGATCAAAATGTGTCTTGGGAGATGTCTGAGGCTCTGCCTGAACAAACGGAAGCGGACGCGACAAAGCGGACTGACAACGATAAACTGATAATCGACGTTATTGCCGATCCGAGATACGCCGCGCTGATGCAGGACAGGATAAAGAGAGGTTTCGATCTCGGATCCGCCGGTCTTTTAACCAGCATAGCAGGTGGAGTGTTATCTGGAGTCGCGAGTGCATCAAGTGGATCCGCGGCGAAAGCATCAGCGGGTAGCAGCGAATCGGCGTACAAACCGGTATACGGTGCACCTACGGTGGAACATCATGCTTATTCG TACGAGGAGAAGCCACTCAGCACATGGGACTTCAAAAAGGCGATTTTTAGCACGTTGTTCCAAGCTCTCAAGGCAATAAGTGGCGGTGTGTTGGCTCTCAAAGGACAACTAGTAAAAGGAGGTGGCTACCTACTATCGGGCAAAGGCAAAGTTGTCGCTAAAGCAGGGGATGCTATCACGTCCTTCGGTAAACACCTGGTGGCCAGCACGCAATCGAAACCTTATCCAGAACCTTACTATGGTCATCCACCGGTTCAACATATag GACATGAACATAGTTATTCAGGGGCACCGCCGAGTGATTTTTCCGAAGTGCCCGCTGACTTTTCTGCACACGGAACCTACGGATTGCCGGCATCAGACG ACAATGGTCAGGGCGGCCTGCTGATCGTGACGAAATCTGACCTGGACAAGCACAACGATCAACATACAAACGCGGCAGTGCAGGAGGGACCGGCGGAGAGTTTCATTGAACCCACTAAGAGCTCCGTCATCAAGAATCTGTTAAATAGCGTGCCAAAAGGTAGCATCGGCTCGAAGGATCAAACCGTGGCTGGCCAGGACAGCCTCAATAACAACCACAACCACGTGGGCTCTCACCCTCCCGCCCAGCATCCGACTTACAATATACCTGGTCACTATCCCGCGAACCATAACAATCCGACGCATAATTACGAGCAGAATTATCCTGCCGCTCAAGACGGCGCTTACCAACGGCCCGAACTACCGCAGACCACGTCGCATCATCACTTCTCAAATATAGGCCTGGACCAAACCCTGTCGATCCAGCCGAACGTGGAGTACCCGCCGCTGCAGCAGATTCAGTATCCAAATCCGCATAGTTCTCTGCTGGATCCGCCCAAGCTGccgcacgacgacgacggcggtaCGTCGGTATACGCGAGTCTGTCCGTGGATACCGAACCGCAAATCGCGCCCTTGAAAATATCCCTCCTGGGCGATTCAGATGCCTTCAATCTGCCCAAGTTGCAGCCACACTTGGACTTTCGCGGGCAACATCAATTCACGGACCACCTTCACGGCAGCTTGGGCGGCCCGCTGAAAGTACCGCTTTTGAACCCGATGCCGTCGACTTACTATTGGCAGAGCCAAGGATCATTGGTACCGACCTCGGCTCTCGGCACGTTGGAACATTTCCGTAAGAGGAACGTCCAGAGGCGGGCGTTCGCCAAACGACTCGCGCGATACGCGTCGTTGCAGAGGCTCCATCGGCTATAA